In a genomic window of Salvelinus namaycush isolate Seneca unplaced genomic scaffold, SaNama_1.0 Scaffold799, whole genome shotgun sequence:
- the LOC120042898 gene encoding transport and Golgi organization protein 1 homolog — translation MRSSLWPSTTSVGTATLHPYTSISSSHTPKGLVFNPPQPTKTTSVGLNDGLFNTPARNSSGNGLESLVGVKQLIFESFLSTVLLCRGKAFSDFTGPDCRFLSFKKGETIYVYYKLSGQRTNICAGSDQLVINHIYTEKELEIPAEETDIVCFDTGHDKFDSYAIDSLLGSSLLLTDKEESVQVTTETLYLNKSAESTTVEVDEPPPEVTLLENDEIDRDVPEDIDKVVEVPDNDDLRHFEALESSLPQPETLDTKGVESNTVLETTAERIKDYLQKDQQRTEDSVPYSVVEPEEGEIKETPSEPEFQR, via the exons ATGAGGTCATCACTCTGGCCTTCAACCACCAGTGTAGGCACGGCAACTCTACATCcgtacacctccatctccagctcACATACTCCCAAAGGCCTCGTCTTCAACCCACCACAACCAACCAAGACTACCTCTGTAGGACTCAATGATGGACTTTTCAACACTCCTGCACGCAACAGTTCAG GTAATGGGCTGGAATCTTTGGTAGGCGTGAAACAACTGATCTTTGAATCATTCCTCTCCACAGTGCTCCTGTGCCGGGGCAAAGCTTTCAGCGATTTCACCGGACCAGACTGTCGGTTTCTGTCATTTAAAAAAGGAGAGACTATATATGTCTACTATAAACTCTCAGGCCAAAGGACAAATATATGTGCAGGGAGT GACCAACTCGTAATCAATCACATATACACTGAAAAAGAATTGGAGATTCCTGCTGAG gAAACCGACATTGTTTGCTTTGACACTGGACACGATAAGTTTGACAGTTATGCCATTGATTCACTGTTAGGTTCCTCTTTATTGTTAACAGACAAGGAGGAATCTGTGCAAGTAACCACAGAGACTTTGTACCTAAACAAAAGTGCTGAGAGCACCACGGTGGAAGTGGATGAGCCTCCACCTGAAGTGACACTGTTAGAAAATGATGAGATTGATAGGGATGTACCTGAGGACATTGATAAGGTTGTAGAGGTTCCAGATAATGATGATCTGAGACATTTTGAGGCTTTAGAGTCCTCTCTGCCTCAGCCTGAAACTCTTGACACAAAGGGAGTGGAATCTAACACTGTACTTGAGACCACAGCTGAGAGGATCAAAGATTACCTTCAGAAAGATCAGCAGAGGACAGAGGACTCTGTGCCGTACAGTGTTGTTGAACCAGAGGAAGGTGAGATCAAAGAAACCCCCTCAGAACCTGAATTCCAAAGATGA